The following proteins are co-located in the Caldibacillus debilis DSM 16016 genome:
- a CDS encoding Ig-like domain-containing protein, with the protein KKVTGKTEKGATIYIYRGSKLIGKGAVSAKGTFSVAISAQKKGTVLKVYAIDKAGNRSAARTVKVY; encoded by the coding sequence AAAAAAGTGACCGGGAAAACGGAAAAAGGCGCGACCATTTACATTTATCGCGGCTCGAAGCTCATCGGCAAAGGCGCCGTATCCGCGAAAGGCACCTTCAGCGTCGCCATTTCCGCCCAGAAAAAAGGCACGGTACTGAAAGTGTACGCCATCGATAAAGCAGGAAACCGCAGCGCCGCCCGGACGGTAAAAGTGTATTAG